ATCCTTCCTGCGCGAACTTGGGTACAGCAGCTGGGAGGAGACAAGTAATCCCGCCTACCAACTATTTCTTGGTGGATGATGAATGAATGGCTAAAACCTGCACCAGCGTTACGTTGTAAGCGGTTCAAAAGGGGAGGTAATGGCACAAGGATTGGAGCCAAGCAATTTGTCGGAGTTCAAACTCTCTCTTCCAGCTCGCTTGGAGGCCATCCTCTACCTGAAAGGAAAAGCACTCTCCACTTCGGAACTGGCCGAGCTGGCGAACGCCAGTGAAAAAGAAGCTGAGCAGGGCTTGCTCGCATTGGTCGCTGGATACGCCCAAAGGGATACGGCCTTGGAAATTTGTGAAAACAGTGGTCGCTACAGCCTTCAGCTTCGGGCTGGACTTGGCGAACTGGTGCGTAATCTTTTGCCGGTCAATCTCTCCACAGCAACGCTCAGAACGCTTGCCACGATTGCTCTGAAACGTCGAATCCTTCAGTCAGAGCTCGTTGAATTACGGGGCTCAGGCGCTTACGACCACATCAAAGAGCTGCTTAGTCAGAACTTCATTGAACGCAAACGCCAAAGCGAGGGGCGTTCTTATTGGCTCAGCCTTTCTGAAAAGTTTCACCGCACATTTTCTGTGCTTCCTGATGGAGGGATCTCAGAACCAGATCAGGGTGCATAAAGTTCATTCATTACTCACGCTTGAGAAGCAACGATGGATTTGAGTTTTGTTTCCACCTTTCTGCAGATCATTGCCCAGACCCTGCAGATTTATTCCTTTGTCCTGATCGTCCGAGTCCTGCTCACCTGGTTCCCCAATGTGGATATGGGAAACCCTGTGCTCAGCACAGTGAGTTCGATCACTGACCCTTATCTCAATGCCTTTCGCGGCCTGATCCCCCCACTAGGTGGCCTTGATCTATCAGCCATTCTCGCGTTTATTGCCCTGAGCTTGATGCAGCAGCTCCTGGTATCAGCCAGCTATGCGTTTGCTGGTGGATTTGCCAACTACGGCTAAGGGAGACAACGGCCAAGGATCTCAGCGGTGATCTCCGCTTCCTTTCAATTGCCCACGAGCTGATCGGTCTCGCAGTTTCTGGAGGTTTTGGTTGGCCACATCCTCCAGGTCATAGCCCAGTTCGCTGGAGAGTTGAGCCACGTACCAGAGCACATCACCAAGCTCCAGGGCAATCTCAGCTCGCACTTCATCATCAAAGAGTCCGGCTCGATCGCGCAGCACCTTCTTCACTTTGTCTGCGACTTCCCCCGCCTCACCACTCAAGCCCAGAGTTGGATAGATGGGATTGTTGCCAGCATCTGGGTAAAGAGCCGTCTGCCTTGCAGCGGCCTGATAGGCATTCAGGTCCATACGAATCATGTTGAAGGGAGTCATCATCCAACAAGTTTTCGTGTCCAAAAGGGCAAGACGGTAGATTCCGCAAGCTTCAAGACCTGTGGATGGCCCAGATCGATCTAACCCGTAGAACCAAGATCGTGGCCACCATCGGGCCCGCAACGGAAAGTCCTGAACGGATCCGTGAACTCATCCAAGCCGGAGCGACCACGTTTCGACTGAATTTCTCCCATGGAGATCACAGCGAGCATGCTGAAAGAATCGCCACGATTCGGCAGGTGGCCCACGAATTGGGAGCCCACATCGGCATTCTTCAGGATTTACAGGGTCCGAAGATCCGCTTAGGCCGCTTCGAAGAAGGTCCGATCACGCTCGCCAAAGGTGATCAATTCGCACTCACGGCTAAGCAGGTGCGATGCAACCAGACGGTTGCAACTGTCACCTACGACAAGCTGGCCGAAGAAGTGACTGCTGGCAGTCGCATCCTTCTTGATGACGGCCGCGTCGAGATGAAAGTTGAGCGTGTGGATGGAGTCGATCAGACCCTTCACTGCTCGGTCACGGTTCCTGGCGTGCTGTCCAATAACAAGGGGGTGAATTTCCCCGATGTGCAGCTCTCTGTGAGAGCGCTCACCACAAAAGATCGTCAAGATCTGGCTTTTGGTCTTCAGCAGGGTGTGGACTGGGTAGCGCTGAGCTTCGTGCGCAATCCCTCTGACATGCAGGAGATCAGAGAACTGATTCGGAAGCACGGATACAGCACTCCCGTCGTTGCAAAAATCGAAAAGTTCGAGGCGATCGATCAAATCGACGCGATTTTGCCGCTTTGTGATGGCGTGATGGTGGCACGAGGTGATCTGGGGGTGGAAATGCCTGCAGAAGAAGTCCCTCTTCTTCAAAAAGATCTGATCCACAAAGCCAACAGCCTTGGGATTCCGATCATCACGGCGACCCAGATGCTCGATTCCATGGCCTCGAGCCCTAGGCCTACTCGTGCTGAGGTCAGTGACGTTGCCAACGCCATCCTTGATGGCACTGATGCGGTCATGCTGTCCAACGAGACCGCTGTTGGTGACTTTCCTGTTGAGGCTGTTGAAACGATGGCCACGATCGCCAGACGGATCGAGCGGGATTACCCACAACGGCCAATTGACACCCATCTGCCGAGCACGATCCCGAATGCGATTAGTGGGGCCGTGAGCAGCATTGCTCGGCAACTCAACGCAGCGGCAATCCTGCCGTTAACAAAAAGCGGTGCTACCGCCCATAACGTCAGTAAGTTCCGGCCGTCCACTCCGATACTTGCGATTACCAGCGAGGTCAACGTGGCGCGCAAGCTTCAGTTGGTTTGGGGTGTGACACCACTGCTAATAGAAACTCAGAAGAGCACCACCGCCACCTTCACGTTGGCAATGGCTTACGCCCAAGAGATCGGTGTGGTCAAAGACGGTGATCTTTGCGTGCAAACGGCAGGAACGCTCGCTGGAATTAGTGGTTCTACTGACCTGATCAAAGTCGGGATCGTGAGTGCTGTGCTCGGCCGAGGTACGGGCTTTGGCAGTGGCTCAGTCAGTGGAAAGGTTCGAATTGCGATTTCGGCTAGTGATTGCGCCCGACTTGAACCAGGAGACATTCTTGTGGCTCGGGATACGTCAGCCGACTACCTCGACGGAATTCGCGACGCTGCTGCCGTTATCACAGAACAACCAGGGGAGGATTCACACGCTGCTGTCATCGCCAAACGCTTGGGTGTTCCCGTGATTACTGGGGTAGTCAATGCCACACAGGATCTCAGAGAAGGCGAAGTTGTGACCTTGCATGTGAAAGATGGTGTGGTTCATCGGGGAACCGGCAGCAACTTGGCGATGAAATTAGACACCATGCTCTGAGTTTGGTCCCAATAGGACATGGCCAGCAAGCTGCCTCTCGCCGACACCGTCGGCATGGCTCTCAGCACACTTAAGGCGAATCGGTTACGCAGTTTGCTCACGATGCTGGGCATCGTGATTGGAAATGCCTCAGTCATCACGCTGGTTGGTGTAGGTCGAGGTGCCCAAAATTTGGCGGAGGACCAGCTCAGCAGTCTTGGTGCCAACGTTTTGTTTGTGGTTCCTGGAAGCAATGACACACGAAGGCAAGGGGTTGCATTTCCGCGCACCTTGGTTCTGGACGATGCCACTGCCATTGCGGCACAAGTGCCAAGTGTGAAACGTGTTGCTCCACAAATCTCTGCGAATGAAGTGGTTCAGGCTGGAGCGAGGAGTACAAGCGCCTCGATTTCAGGTGTCACGCCGGCCTTTTTACCCGTGCGAAGTTTTGAGGTTGCCCGTGGTCGATTCATCAGTTCTGAGGATGAACAGAGTGCGAAGACCGTTGTGGTGATTGGTCCAGATCTTCGGGACAAGCTCTTCCCATCAGGTGCAGCAGTTGGGCAAAGTATCCGGATCAGAGACCAACGTTTCAATGTGATTGGCGTGATGGAGCCCAAAGGAGCGGTCTTTGGTTCAAACCAAGATGAAAACGCCTATATCCCACTCACAACAATGGTGAGCCGTCTCACTGGCCGGGATCCAACCTATGGAGTGAGTCTCAGCTTTATCAGTGTTGAAGCTAAGGATGAGCAAAGCACCGGGCCAGCCAAGTTTCAGATCACCAACTTGCTGAGACAACGGCATCGCATTTTGCGGAAGGACGATTTTGCCGTCAGATCCCAGAAAGATGCCCTCACCATCGTGGGAACGATTACAGGCGGCCTAACGCTGATGCTTGGTGCGATTGGAGGCGTTTCGCTGCTCGTAGGAGGCATCGGAATCATGAACATCATGTTGGTATCAGTGAGTGAACGCACGGAAGAAATCGGCTTACGCAAGGCATTGGGTGCACGTAGTTCCGATGTTCTTCGACAGTTTTTGGTTGAAAGTCTTGTTTTGGCGAGCATCGGTGGAGTCATTGGAACTGCCGTTGGGCTGGGCACTGTGACAGCGGTTGCCTTCTTTTCGCCCTTACCGGCAGCGATTGGCGCCTCCACAATTTTGGTCACGGTGGGGCTGTCTGGATCTATCGGTCTGTTTTTCGGAGTTGTACCTGCCAGGCGTGCAGCGATGCTCGATCCGATCGTTGCATTAAGAAGCCTCTAAATCACCTTGCCCACAAACAGCGGTTTAGGTAAGGAAACTCTTACAGTCTTGAGACTCACGATGAATCCATGAATCAACGCTGGCGTCAGATAGCCCTTTGGATTCTTCCCATAGGCGTCGCGTTGCTGCTGATTTGGCAGCTTGTTGGAAGCGGAGCTCTCAATAACCTTCGTAGTAGTAATGCCCCCCCTAGCGCTGGCACAACCGTTGCTCCACGCAACGCTGCAGTTGCTCGAATGAGCTACGGCCGATTCTTGGATTACGTGGCAGCGGGTCGTGTCACGGCAGTAGATATCTATGACGGTGGCCGTAACGCGGTTGTAGAAGCTGTTGATCCTGATCTTGATAATCGTGTTCAAAGACTTCGTGTTGACCTCCCTGGCTTGGCTCCTGAGCTGATCAACACCCTTAAAGATGAGGGCATCAGTTTCGACATTCATCCACCAAAAACAGCTCCCCCTGCCCTTGGAATTCTTGGAAATCTTCTGTTCCCTCTACTGCTGATCGGATCATTGATCTTTTTGGCTCGTCGGTCTAATTCGATGCCGGGTGGTCCTGGACAAGCCATGCAATTCGGTAAGACCAAAGCACGTTTTGCAGTAGAAGCCGATACCGGTGTCAAATTTGATGATGTTGCCGGTGTTAGTGAAGCCAAGCAAGATCTGGAAGAAGTTGTCACCTTTTTGAAGCAGCCAGAGCGCTTTACTTCCGTTGGCGCTCAAATTCCCAAGGGTGTTTTGCTAGTAGGCCCCCCAGGAACAGGCAAAACCCTTCTGGCTAAAGCCATTGCTGGAGAAGCTGGTGTTCCTTTCTTCTCCCTTTCTGGTTCTGAATTCGTTGAAATGTTTGTGGGTGTTGGAGCTAGCCGTGTCCGAGATTTGTTCAAACGTGCCAAGGAAAATAGTCCTTGTTTGATTTTTATCGATGAAATTGATGCTGTAGGGCGTCAACGTGGCGCAGGGATTGGTGGTGGAAATGATGAGCGTGAACAAACGCTCAATCAGTTGCTCACCGAAATGGATGGTTTTGAAGGAAACAGTGGAATCATTATTCTTGCAGCGACTAACAGGCCTGACGTTCTTGACTCCGCTCTGATGCGGCCAGGTCGTTTTGATCGTCAAGTCACCGTTGATGCTCCTGATATCAAAGGGCGTCTTTCAATCCTTGAAGTTCACTCCAGAAATAAAAAGCTTGACGAACAGCTCACACTTGACAGCATTGCGAGAAGAACCCCTGGCTTTACAGGTGCAGATCTTGCCAATCTATTGAACGAAGCGGCGATCCTTACAGCACGACGTCGCAAGGAGAGTATCGGAATTTCAGAAATCGATGATGCCGTGGATCGCATCATTGCTGGTATGGAAGGTCATCCCCTCACTGATGGGCGAAGCAAGCGATTAATTGCTTATCACGAGGTTGGTCATGCCTTAGTTGGCACCCTCGTCAAAGATCATGATCCGGTTCAAAAGGTCACGTTGATTCCACGTGGACAGGCTCAGGGCTTGACCTGGTTCTCACCTGACGAAGAGCAGATGCTCGTCTCTCGTGCCCAACTGAAAGCTCGAATTATGGGTGCCTTGGGTGGTCGCGCTGCCGAGGATGTTGTCTTCGGTCATTCCGAAGTCACAACTGGTGCTGGTGGTGACATCCAAATGGTGGCCTCGATGGCCCGTCAGATGGTGACACAATTTGGTATGAGCCAATTGGGTCCAATGGCTCTTGAGGGCGGCAGCCAGGAAGTTTTCCTTGGACGCGATTTGATGACGCGTAGCGATGTTTCCGATGCCATCTCCAAACAGATTGATGAGCAAGTCAGATTGATCGTGATGAAGTGCTACGAGGAAACCGTTGCACTCGTTGGTCAACATCGCCAAGCCATGGACAAATTGGTAGAGCAATTGATTGAGCAGGAAACGATGGACGGTGATGAGTTCCGTGTTGTCGTTGCTGAATTTGCTGAAATCCCTGAGAAGGAGCGTTTCTCTCCCCTGTTGGCTTAAAACAAAAAGACCAAGCTTCTTACACAGCCTGGTCTTCAATCAAATTCAAATAATCAAAAAAAAGACCCTTTGAAAAGGGTCTTTTTTTATACCGAACGGACAGGGCTTTTATCGATGACATTGTCGATTAAGCCATACTCCATAGCCTGCTGTGGAGACATGAAAAAATCCCGGTCAGTGTCGGCTTGGATTTTATCTAGAGGTTGTCCAGTGCGATCAGCCAATTCATGATTCAAACGATCCTTGAGGAACAAAATTTCGTCGGCTTGGATTCGAATATCACTGGCCTGACCACTTGCTCCACCCAGGGGTTGATGAATCATGATCCGAGAATGCTGCAAACTGCTGCGCTTACCTTTCGCGCCAGCACAGAGCAGGAATGCGCCCATGCTTGCGGCAAGGCCCACACAGACGGTATGAACATCCGGCTTGATGTGCTGCATGGTGTCAAAGATCCCAAGCCCGTCGTATACAGAGCCACCTGGAGAATTCACATATAGGAAGATCTCTTTTTCGGGATCTTCCGCTTCCAGAAAAAGAAGCTGAGCAACGATTCGATTGGCAGAATCGCTGGTGACCGGCTCACCCAAGAAAATGATTCGCTCCCTTAAGAGACGAGAATAAATATCAAAAGCCCTTTCACCTCGTCCTGATTCCTCGATCACGATCGGGATCATGTTGCATAGCATCAGTTAGAACAATCCTAACGGCGGCAGCAGCGGCGCTATGGTCTTGATTCAAAGTTGGGTGGATGGACCTTGACGGATCAACGGACGATCGCTGACAGCAAGCGCGCCTTCCATAAATCTTTTCCTTACGTGATTCCGTCTCTCTACAGGAGAACGGCTGACGAGCTGTTGGTTGAACTGCATCTTCTCAGTCATCAACAGCATTTCAAGAGCGACGCTTTGTTTGCTGTTGGATTGCGTCAAGTTTTTATGGCGTTCACTCAGGGCTACAAGCCTGAAACACACCTCGATGAGCTCTATGCGGCCATTTGCACATGCAATGGGTTTGAACCGGAAGCTTTGAAACAGCTCGCCGAGGGATCAACCTCAGCTGTTTCAGGACACACAATCAATGAAGTGCGTGAATGGCTTTCCAATCGCGGGGCTGGGGCTCCTGAGCCTTTGGCGTCTGGCATCTCAAGTGTTGGCGGAGAGTCATTTCACTACTCGCGACTGATGGCTGTGGGCTTGTTGAGCCTGCTCTCATCCGCTCAAGGTGGTGAACCATCCAATCCTGACGAACTCAAAAAACTCGCCCATGAAATTGGTGAGCAACTCGGATTGTCCAAGCCTCGCCTGGACAAGGACCTCAGCCTGTACACATCCAATCTTGAAAAGATGGCTCAGGCTGTGGAACTGATTGAAGAAACCTTGGCAGCAGAACGTCGCAAACGGGATCGTCAGGCGGCTGATTCTCAACCCGGAGATTCAAAAACACCTGAAGCTCAATCTGAGTCTCCAGATGATTTAGCTGCGGAAGAGAGCACTAATTGACCCTTGATCTCCCACCAAGCTTGTTGGCCTGAATCCTTCAGGTTGATCGAAGCCATCGCCGGTTTGATTTGAAGGTGTAGGGAATCGGCCTGCTTCAGAAGTGCAGGCCACGATCCATTCATCAGACCAAGCGACACGAGTTTTCGAGGACGTGCATTCAGCTTCAGCGCTGCAAATGATGACGCTGGGAGCACTTGATAAAACGGTTTTGTGTCAGGAAGAGTGGCTAGTCCTGCACTCAGGAGAGTGGGCTTCTGGGGTTGTTGCAACCAACGCCACCCACCCACAATCTTGTTTTGATCATCACGCTTATCCTTCCAAATCACGACATCAGCTTTTTTTGATTTGTCTTCAGCTGGAGTAGAGCGTTGATAGCCACGCTCCTCTAAGCGGCTGCTCACCCGATTAAGGACTGATGTCCAAGCGGCTGCACCACCAGGCAACGGTGCCTGAAATTGAAGCCCAGCTCTGTAGGCCCCTTTGGCTTGCTTTTGGAGTCGCAGAGAAAACGGTGAGAGTGCAAGCCTCGATCGAATCGATTGATTCAGTCCGTACTGAGATTCCAAGGGCTCTTGGATGATTTGACGACTCAACAGTGTGCCGAGTATCAAATCAACACGAGCTCCATGAACTTCTAAAAGGCTGTCCTGATCAAAGTTTGCTGGCTTTTGATGATCAGATACTGAAAATTCCCAGCCACGTTTGGGTTGTGATGCGGCAAGAGCTAGAGAGCGATTACCAACGTATCCGCCCCAATGAAGAGTATTTCCATTGAGACGCAGTGCAAGACACCCATGACTTCCTTGTTGAAGCAACGGAGCTGTTGTTCCGCTAATTGCTGCGAGTGCATCACTCGTCCAAAACACTGCTGGAGCGTTAGCAAGACGCTGCATACAACGTCTTTGAAGGGATGTTGGTTGAGCAGGACGTTCGGAGTGACGCTGAAGTCTTTGAATGAGTTGTTGACGATGCAGCTCATCGGAGCCGAGCAAGGTCAATCCCAAAACCTGGTGTTTGCGGAGATTTTTGGTGTCAGCGGCAAGAAGTTGATCGGGAAGAATCAAATAGGCGTCACCATCTTCTGACCAACCCTGCCACCAAATCGATCGCCCCTGCCGTTTCCATAAGTTGCCAGCTCGAACCAGACCGAGACGTTGGTTCCAAAGCTTGGGTGCTGGGCGATTCGAATCTCCATAAAAAGACTGAATCAAGCTGAATGCCCCTGAGACGCGACTTAGCGATGCAGGGGTTCCATCGTCTTGATGCAATGGATGATTAAGAGTGACCCCGATCAGACCGCCCAATAAAACAGTGCCTAAACCCAGCGTCGTGACAGGAAGGGACTGAACGAGAGATCGGTAGGTGGAGATCTTAAGGAGTGAATCAACTGCGGTCACGAGAACGCCTGCGACGACGATCTTTCCACTCGATGGTGGAGAGGTAAACGACTACTACGCTGACAAAGACCAAAAGAACCGCAGCGGTCATCGCCAATCCCTGACTGACGATGGGAGCTTGCAGTGCTTCGTTCACTTTAGAAATTCAGGGTGCCATCACCGTTGCGGCCCCAGACCACCATCGCAATCGAGAAACTGAAGACAGCAGCAAGGGATGCCCAGGCAATCGTGAACAGCATTGAAATAACGCTTGAATGCTGAGAGTTTACCTAGGTTCCCCTCCGGAACTGACTGGTTGATTCATTACTTCTTATGACCATGGCAACTCCTGGAACCGCGAGCGTCCTTCAGCCGGAACGCACAACCCTGCGTTACCCAAATGCCAGAGTCATCGTTCTCAACGATGACGTGAATACGTTTGAACACGTCGTTGAGTGTTTATGCAAAATCATTCCTGGGATGAATAGCGATAAGGCTTGGACCCTTGCCCATCAAATCGATGGAGAAGGTGCTGCAGAAGTGTGGGCAGGCCCCCTAGAGCCCGCAGAGCTCTACCACCAACAACTCAGTAGCGAGGGACTCACGATGGCTCCGTTGGAACGCAATTAACGCCGATGGCCGCTTCCATTCAGATGAACGAGGTTCAAGGTCTTCGCTGGCCAACCTTGCTCCGCCTAAGTCTTTTCCAGGCTTGTCTTGGAATCCTCGCGGTGCTTTTCACTGGGACCTTTAATCGGATTCTGATTACAGAACTCGCCTTTCCTGCGTTGCTGGCCGGTGGTGGTTTGGGATTTGAGCAACTTGTTTCACCGGCACGGGTGTTGTTTGGCCATCTCAGTGACTCCCATCCCTTAATGGGCAAATATCGGACGCCCTATGTTCTGCTCGGAACAAGTGCCATCTGTCTATTGGCGATTTTAAGTGTTCCCGTTAGTTTTAAAGTAAAGGAAGCCCTAGACAGCGGTTCGCCAATGATCGCTGCTGCTGGAATTGCTGCATTTTGTGGGTTATTTGCACTCTACGGATTGGGGACTTCGTTAGCAAGCACCTCCTATTTAGCCCTCGTCATTGATCGCACAACAGAAGAACAAAGGCCACGATGCATCGGTGTGATTTGGGCGATGCTCACCATAGGAATCATCGTTGGAGCGATTGCCATAAGTCTTGCTGTCAGCTCCATCGACGGCATTTCCGATCCCGTGATTCTTCAGAGCTGGCTGCAGAAGTTCATGATTTCGATTACCTCGATCGTGATGGTGTTGACCATTATTTCGACCTGGGGGGTGGAAAAGCCAACAGCATCTGGAACGGTACGACCAATCCAGGATTTGATCACACTTCAAGATGCGTGGGGCGTAGTCACATCAAGCCGCCAAATTGTGATCTTTTTTGGATTTTTAGTCTTATTTACTCTCGGATTATTTTTACAGGATCCAATTCTGGAAAGTTTTGGTGCTGAGGTCTTTGGGATGCCTGTGTCTAAAACCACTTTGCTCAATGCTTGGTGGGGATCAGGAACACTGGTGGGTTTGCTTCTAGCGGGCTGGTTCATCACACCACAACTTGGAAAGTTGGCAACTGCCCGTTTGGGTTGCTTGATGGTGATGGGTTCTCTGTTCCTATTGGTAATCAGTGGTTGGCAGCAAGCATCAGGACTTCTCCCCGTCGTCATGGTGTTGTTTGGCTTAGCGGCAGGCGTAGGCACCAACAGCGCACTGACCTTGATGCTTGATCTCACACTGCCAGCGATGGCAGGAACTTTTGTAGGAATTTGGGGATTAGCGCAAGCTCTCTCACGAGGTATGGGCAAGGTCGTGGGTGGTGGGCTGCTTGATCTGGGTCGTCAGCTACTCCCAAACGCTGGTCCTATGGCTGGTTACGGCTTGGTTTTTTCGATCGAAATTCTTGTTATGGCAGGCGCTTTGATTGTTCTTAATCAGCTCAGCGTCGGTCAATTCAGAGAAACCACAACGCAACGACTTGAGACTGTGATGATGGCCGAAATCGACGGTTGAATCAAGCGGCAGGTTTACGGGTATAGCGGGTTAGAGATAAAAGAGCTTTTGTACGTAACCGTTGAGTTTGAGCAGCAAAGACGTACCGAATCACTTTTCCAGGACAAAGAGCGAGCCCCCGCACTTCATCGCCATGCACCTCTGCCGTGAGGATCTTGGTTTTTGGGCCCATTCGAGATGTCAACGGACCTGAGACCTCAGTTCTGAGGGAATCGACAGATCGGAGCATGGCTCGCAAGCAACACTTACCTGATCTCTAGCCAGAGTGGCTAACTTAAACAAGCTTTACTGTTGAACCCCTAGTGGGCCGTCTTGTCATTACGCACAGCACCTACGTAAAAGGGCTGATCCCCTGGCTCAAGGTTTTGGCGAATGACCCACAGATCCAGACCATCACTCCAGGAGTGATTGCAAGGGTCAAGGGACGTTGCCCAGACTTGACGCTGAGGCCATCGGTCCCAATCCGAGGTGGGTTCAAGTTGATGGCACGCCGTGGCAGGAGTGCACAGGAGGTTTTTGTTATCACATCTTTAGAAAAATCAGACTTAATGGAACGATTGGCCAGCTCCAAATCTTCAATTTTATAAACGCTAAAAGCAATAACACTTCGATATGAAACGCTAAACTTTGACAAGTGGAACATTAGTGCCTAGAAGCTACACTGCTATAATCAATAAAAATGAAACAACGGAAAGCAGGTCAAATTGTTTTAGCCATTGTCGCCCTCTTTACTCTTTTCGGGATTTCGAATAATGTTAGCATTCCCGCCAAAGATCGTGAAGACAGAAAAGAACATATTATAGCATTAGTAATGATTGGAGGAGTCGCAACTGCGGCATTGGTAAAATCAATGATAGAAGATAAATAGACATTTTCGCCAAAATAGATATTTCAACTTCTTTGCGCTCTAGGCTTTTATGGCACTTTTGTTATTGGGTTCGCCGGGTTTACTTTGCTACGCAGCACAGAGCTCTTTTAAGACGCAGTAGAGTCTTAAAATGAAAAAATTACGGCTGCCCTTAACTCTTCCTGTTTTGGTACTGATGATCTCCTGTTCTTCGGAGGATGAGGAACAGAGAATTAGGAGCACCTGTGCTCTTAGAAATGCCGGACAATTAACAGCTACGGAAGCAATAGAGAAGTTGGATAAACAAAATTTACCGGAACAAGGTTTTGAAATCGACGAGTTCTGCGAATCCTATATAAACTAAATAACGAAAAAGCCATTGCTGATAATCTCTTCAATATCGTTCCACTCACAATATTGTAATTGCAAAGATACTCATAACGTTCAGTTTGCTATGACCTCTATTTCACTCGCCCTATCCCGCTTTTCCGCTTTGTAGGTATAAACGTGGGTGGATTAGCTGATTTGGCGCCAGCTGAGCCCCGTTGAACCCATTGGGTTGAACCACCATGCCGTGCGCCAATCTGTGGTCGACCTGGAGTTACCAGAAGGGGCGAAAGATTTCGAGAGGATTCGTTTCCGGTTACGAGACCGGTTTACGGCACCAGCACGACAGTCACCCCATGTCGAAAGAGAGTCAGATCAGAGCACTAGAGAAAGGCTGTCACCAACACAGCAGTTCTCTACCAATTTAGGGGAAGAGGCCAGATTTCACGAATGCTTTGCAGCATTTGCTGTCCAATCTCGGCCCGTTCAGCAGCGCTATGGCCCTTGAGCAGGGTGGTGACATGCCCCAATTTGCGTCCCGGGATTTCATCTTTTCCGTACCAATGCAAATGCAACTCCTTCATCGAGCGGAGTTTGGCAAG
The Synechococcus sp. CC9311 DNA segment above includes these coding regions:
- a CDS encoding BCD family MFS transporter — encoded protein: MAASIQMNEVQGLRWPTLLRLSLFQACLGILAVLFTGTFNRILITELAFPALLAGGGLGFEQLVSPARVLFGHLSDSHPLMGKYRTPYVLLGTSAICLLAILSVPVSFKVKEALDSGSPMIAAAGIAAFCGLFALYGLGTSLASTSYLALVIDRTTEEQRPRCIGVIWAMLTIGIIVGAIAISLAVSSIDGISDPVILQSWLQKFMISITSIVMVLTIISTWGVEKPTASGTVRPIQDLITLQDAWGVVTSSRQIVIFFGFLVLFTLGLFLQDPILESFGAEVFGMPVSKTTLLNAWWGSGTLVGLLLAGWFITPQLGKLATARLGCLMVMGSLFLLVISGWQQASGLLPVVMVLFGLAAGVGTNSALTLMLDLTLPAMAGTFVGIWGLAQALSRGMGKVVGGGLLDLGRQLLPNAGPMAGYGLVFSIEILVMAGALIVLNQLSVGQFRETTTQRLETVMMAEIDG
- the petN gene encoding cytochrome b6-f complex subunit PetN, whose protein sequence is MLFTIAWASLAAVFSFSIAMVVWGRNGDGTLNF
- a CDS encoding DUF2103 domain-containing protein is translated as MGRLVITHSTYVKGLIPWLKVLANDPQIQTITPGVIARVKGRCPDLTLRPSVPIRGGFKLMARRGRSAQEVFVITSLEKSDLMERLASSKSSIL
- the clpS gene encoding ATP-dependent Clp protease adapter ClpS, which encodes MTMATPGTASVLQPERTTLRYPNARVIVLNDDVNTFEHVVECLCKIIPGMNSDKAWTLAHQIDGEGAAEVWAGPLEPAELYHQQLSSEGLTMAPLERN
- the psb29 gene encoding photosystem II biogenesis protein Psp29 encodes the protein MTDQRTIADSKRAFHKSFPYVIPSLYRRTADELLVELHLLSHQQHFKSDALFAVGLRQVFMAFTQGYKPETHLDELYAAICTCNGFEPEALKQLAEGSTSAVSGHTINEVREWLSNRGAGAPEPLASGISSVGGESFHYSRLMAVGLLSLLSSAQGGEPSNPDELKKLAHEIGEQLGLSKPRLDKDLSLYTSNLEKMAQAVELIEETLAAERRKRDRQAADSQPGDSKTPEAQSESPDDLAAEESTN